A section of the Kribbella sp. HUAS MG21 genome encodes:
- a CDS encoding CHRD domain-containing protein has protein sequence MSVRTTIAATATVLAAAAFGVPAASAAPAIPLNGEQEAAAADPDGHGFFSYTIDGTSFCWTLSWQDIETPTAAHVHLAPRHVAGPVVIPLSVAANPGSGCTTISAELAAAITADPKAYYVNVHNATFPAGAIRGQLK, from the coding sequence ATGTCCGTACGCACGACCATCGCGGCCACGGCGACCGTTCTCGCGGCCGCCGCCTTCGGGGTGCCGGCCGCGAGCGCCGCACCGGCCATTCCGCTGAACGGGGAGCAGGAGGCGGCCGCCGCCGATCCGGACGGCCACGGGTTCTTCAGCTACACGATCGACGGTACGTCGTTCTGCTGGACGCTGAGCTGGCAGGACATCGAGACGCCGACCGCGGCGCACGTCCACCTCGCCCCGCGGCACGTCGCCGGGCCGGTCGTCATCCCGTTGTCCGTGGCGGCGAACCCCGGTTCGGGCTGTACGACGATCAGCGCCGAACTGGCCGCCGCGATCACCGCGGACCCGAAGGCGTACTACGTCAACGTCCACAACGCGACGTTCCCGGCGGGCGCGATCCGGGGGCAGCTGAAGTAG
- a CDS encoding alpha/beta hydrolase: MTIQLERTGVTTRDGVRLNVEVTGPADAPVTVLLVHGWTCSTRSWHNQVEGLPQVLGADAVRVVTYDHRGHGRSEAAPAGSMRIDQLAEDLVTVLDEVVGDGPVVYAGHSMGGMTLMAAADQYPDLFGSRIRAAALVSTSSGQITAGALGLPKRFEPAAAAIAPRAMNLVGAGVDRRTARRVAASTVGLAEEALAAAERASRGRVVAGKLSAQVQRSGLRRLVFGKRPDPAEVELFLADLAVVPGPSYGGFFEAILQHDLGHALKILDELPVEIMHGTRDRLLPPRHANRIATQLPSARLWIYPGAGHMLMQERPRDVTHRLASLARKVT; encoded by the coding sequence GTGACGATCCAGTTGGAGCGCACCGGGGTGACCACCCGGGACGGAGTACGGCTGAACGTCGAGGTGACCGGGCCGGCCGACGCGCCGGTGACGGTGCTGCTCGTGCACGGGTGGACGTGCTCGACCCGGTCCTGGCACAACCAGGTCGAGGGACTGCCGCAGGTGCTCGGGGCGGACGCCGTGCGGGTGGTCACGTACGACCACCGCGGGCACGGGCGCTCGGAGGCGGCGCCGGCCGGGTCGATGCGGATCGATCAGCTGGCCGAGGACCTCGTGACGGTGCTGGACGAGGTCGTCGGGGACGGGCCGGTGGTGTACGCCGGGCACTCGATGGGCGGGATGACGCTGATGGCGGCCGCCGATCAGTACCCGGACCTGTTCGGCTCGCGGATCCGGGCGGCGGCGCTGGTCAGCACGTCGTCGGGGCAGATCACCGCGGGCGCTCTCGGGCTGCCCAAGCGCTTCGAGCCGGCCGCGGCCGCGATCGCGCCGCGCGCGATGAACCTGGTCGGTGCGGGCGTCGACCGCCGTACGGCGCGCCGCGTCGCCGCGTCGACGGTGGGGCTCGCGGAGGAGGCGCTGGCAGCCGCCGAGCGGGCGAGCAGGGGAAGAGTTGTGGCCGGCAAGCTGAGCGCGCAGGTGCAGCGGTCCGGGTTGCGGCGGTTGGTGTTCGGGAAGCGGCCGGACCCCGCGGAGGTGGAGTTGTTCCTCGCGGATCTCGCGGTCGTGCCCGGTCCGTCGTACGGCGGGTTCTTCGAGGCGATCCTGCAGCACGACCTCGGGCACGCGCTGAAGATCCTCGACGAGTTGCCGGTGGAGATCATGCACGGCACCCGCGACCGGCTGCTGCCGCCGCGGCACGCGAACCGGATCGCCACGCAGTTGCCGAGCGCGCGCCTGTGGATCTACCCCGGCGCCGGGCACATGCTCATGCAGGAGCGGCCCAGGGACGTCACCCACCGGCTGGCGTCCCTGGCCCGCAAGGTGACCTGA
- a CDS encoding type II toxin-antitoxin system VapC family toxin — MIVDTSALIAILRAEPDAADFAEAIEAATTRRMSAANFLEAAVLIDSARDPVVSRRFDELCAAAEIRIEPVTEQQARTAREAYRDFGKGSGHPAGLNFGDCFAYALAKDAGEPLLFKGKDFIHTDLVSALP; from the coding sequence ATGATCGTCGACACCTCCGCGCTGATCGCGATCCTGCGTGCCGAGCCGGATGCGGCGGACTTCGCGGAGGCGATCGAGGCGGCAACCACACGACGGATGTCGGCGGCCAACTTCCTCGAAGCCGCCGTCTTGATCGACAGCGCGCGGGATCCGGTGGTCAGCCGCCGCTTCGACGAGTTGTGCGCGGCCGCAGAGATCCGGATCGAGCCGGTCACCGAGCAGCAGGCCCGAACGGCCCGCGAGGCTTACCGCGACTTCGGCAAGGGCAGCGGTCACCCGGCGGGCCTCAACTTCGGTGACTGCTTCGCCTACGCGCTGGCGAAGGACGCCGGCGAACCCTTGCTGTTCAAGGGCAAGGACTTCATCCACACCGATCTGGTGTCGGCGCTGCCCTGA
- a CDS encoding DUF6772 family protein: protein MTTSDVRAALLSADPKLSKFSPLPRILAFDEFDSGTHGWTELLGNYNGRGDLSTVDDHMRDFRPPQLSACNFFDIGTHGALSGTYALKLATRPYKGHTAVAIRRLTMSGRGLVQLETYFAFKSEATLGGSAELDSFGDVQWDGNTHPSEAQFGAFTVATDLCGDGGLRYHTVARYQNTDMDNHFTRRWMAPTVPEPTPREHFEGKVKLEYAADFTAPNPEDWEPFGEPQELCYNEVPTKVNWHYLRWLIDTDKRKNVELQVNDRVMDMRDVPVPPYEERYETLENLLNFYFSVRTHSSVRNFLFLDSVLISVDW from the coding sequence GTGACGACATCCGACGTGCGCGCCGCGCTACTGTCCGCCGATCCGAAGCTGTCGAAGTTCTCGCCGCTGCCGCGCATCCTGGCCTTCGACGAGTTCGACAGCGGCACGCACGGCTGGACCGAACTGCTCGGCAACTACAACGGCCGCGGCGACCTCAGCACGGTCGACGACCACATGCGCGACTTCCGGCCGCCGCAACTGTCGGCCTGCAACTTCTTCGACATCGGTACGCACGGCGCGCTCAGCGGCACGTACGCGCTCAAGCTCGCCACCCGCCCGTACAAGGGCCACACCGCGGTCGCGATCCGCCGGCTCACGATGAGCGGCCGCGGCCTCGTGCAGCTCGAGACGTACTTCGCCTTCAAGTCCGAGGCGACGCTGGGCGGCAGCGCCGAGCTCGACAGCTTCGGCGACGTCCAGTGGGACGGCAACACGCACCCGTCCGAGGCGCAGTTCGGCGCGTTCACGGTCGCCACCGACCTGTGCGGCGACGGCGGCCTGCGGTACCACACGGTCGCGCGGTACCAGAACACCGACATGGACAACCACTTCACCCGGCGGTGGATGGCGCCGACCGTCCCGGAACCGACGCCCCGCGAGCACTTCGAGGGCAAGGTGAAACTGGAGTACGCCGCCGACTTCACCGCGCCGAACCCGGAGGACTGGGAGCCGTTCGGCGAGCCGCAGGAGCTCTGCTACAACGAGGTCCCGACCAAGGTGAACTGGCACTACCTGCGCTGGCTGATCGACACCGACAAGCGCAAGAACGTCGAGCTGCAGGTGAACGACCGCGTGATGGACATGCGCGACGTCCCGGTCCCGCCGTACGAGGAACGCTACGAGACGCTCGAGAACCTGCTGAACTTCTACTTCTCGGTGCGCACCCACAGCTCGGTGCGCAACTTCCTCTTCCTCGACTCCGTCCTGATCTCGGTTGATTGGTAG
- the nikB gene encoding nickel ABC transporter permease yields the protein MGAYVVRRLFFSLFVLWGAVTIIFVVLRLVPGDPAYIMLGPDADQTQVAALREQLGLDQPLIQQYATYLANVVHLDFGESFRLNADSMSLVLQRVPATIQLATTALLLSLLIGLPLGVIAALRAHSWVDRTISVFSLMGQSTPSFWLGIVLILVFARGLKVLPSAGSGTWSHLVLPTITLALPFLAILVRLTRSGLLEVVHEGYVQTARAKGLGEGIVILVHALRNALIPIVTVVGLQFGALLGGTVIVETVFAWPGVGRLLIDSIGRRDYGVVQASILLVATIFVVINLLVDLLYGFLDPRVRLAGD from the coding sequence ATGGGGGCGTACGTCGTACGGCGCTTGTTCTTCTCGCTTTTCGTCCTGTGGGGCGCGGTCACGATCATCTTCGTCGTACTGCGCCTCGTGCCCGGCGACCCGGCGTACATCATGCTCGGTCCCGACGCGGACCAGACCCAGGTGGCCGCGTTGCGCGAGCAGCTCGGGCTCGACCAGCCGTTGATCCAGCAGTACGCGACGTACCTGGCGAACGTCGTGCACCTGGACTTCGGGGAGTCGTTCCGGCTGAACGCGGACTCCATGAGCCTTGTCCTGCAACGGGTTCCGGCCACCATCCAGCTGGCGACGACCGCGCTGCTGCTGTCGCTGCTGATCGGGCTGCCGCTCGGGGTGATCGCGGCGCTGCGGGCGCACAGCTGGGTGGACCGGACGATCTCGGTGTTCTCGCTGATGGGCCAGTCGACGCCGTCGTTCTGGCTCGGGATCGTGCTGATCCTGGTGTTCGCGCGCGGGCTGAAGGTGCTGCCCAGCGCGGGATCCGGGACGTGGTCGCACCTGGTGCTGCCGACGATCACGCTGGCGTTGCCGTTCCTGGCGATCCTGGTGCGGCTGACCCGCAGCGGGCTGCTCGAGGTCGTGCACGAGGGGTACGTGCAGACCGCGCGGGCGAAGGGGCTCGGCGAGGGGATCGTGATCCTCGTACACGCGCTGCGGAACGCGCTGATCCCGATCGTGACCGTGGTCGGCCTGCAGTTCGGGGCGTTGCTCGGCGGCACCGTGATCGTCGAGACGGTGTTCGCCTGGCCGGGTGTCGGCCGGTTGCTGATCGACTCGATCGGGCGCCGCGACTACGGCGTCGTCCAGGCCTCGATCTTGCTGGTGGCAACGATCTTCGTGGTGATCAACCTGCTCGTGGACCTGCTCTACGGCTTCCTGGACCCGCGGGTCCGTCTGGCTGGTGACTGA
- a CDS encoding LacI family DNA-binding transcriptional regulator has translation MTEGPRPRPTLRDIATALGLSVNTVSRALGDKDSVSASTRAAVQAEAARIGYVPNTLARSLVLGSAMTLGLVITNPSNPFYAQLISSIELRVRAQGYSLLLLVTDESVENEQRATEALLRSAVDGAVVVPVQAEWDHWRRVRDSGIPLVFVNRDVPELDCDMVGVDYERGSYEATSHLIAGGARRLLLLEEDLPITTTADRIAGFRRAMADAGLEVPEDAVRTVPTRRYDSLALPWQPEEAYRFAQTLDLPDAIVTGNDYFALGLLRLLAERGLDVPGDVAVTGYGDHPYAAYLQTPLTTVRLPAAEVGTTAVDILMQRLKSSGTERPRKTLIRPELVIRASAPTARPSQSTAASGAPPEEPATTRL, from the coding sequence ATGACGGAGGGCCCACGACCGCGGCCGACGCTGCGGGACATCGCGACGGCGCTCGGGCTGTCGGTGAACACCGTGTCGCGCGCGCTCGGCGACAAGGACAGCGTCAGCGCGAGTACGCGCGCCGCGGTCCAGGCCGAGGCCGCGCGGATCGGGTACGTCCCGAACACGCTGGCCCGGTCGCTGGTGCTCGGCTCCGCGATGACGCTGGGCCTCGTCATCACCAACCCGTCGAACCCGTTCTACGCGCAGCTGATCAGCAGCATCGAGCTCCGGGTCCGCGCCCAGGGGTACTCGTTGCTGCTGCTCGTCACCGACGAGAGCGTGGAGAACGAGCAGCGCGCCACCGAGGCGTTGCTGCGGTCCGCGGTCGACGGCGCGGTGGTCGTCCCGGTGCAGGCCGAGTGGGACCACTGGCGCCGGGTCCGCGACAGCGGCATCCCGCTGGTGTTCGTCAACCGTGACGTGCCCGAGCTCGACTGCGACATGGTCGGGGTCGACTACGAGCGCGGGTCGTACGAGGCCACCAGCCATCTGATCGCGGGTGGCGCGCGGCGGCTGCTGCTGCTCGAGGAAGACCTGCCGATCACCACCACGGCCGACCGGATCGCCGGCTTCCGCCGCGCGATGGCCGACGCCGGTCTCGAAGTGCCGGAGGATGCGGTCCGCACGGTGCCGACCCGCCGCTACGACTCGCTCGCACTGCCCTGGCAGCCGGAGGAGGCGTACCGCTTCGCGCAGACACTCGACCTGCCCGACGCGATCGTCACCGGCAACGACTACTTCGCGCTCGGTCTGCTCCGGTTGCTCGCCGAGCGCGGGCTGGACGTCCCGGGCGACGTGGCGGTCACGGGGTACGGCGACCACCCGTACGCCGCCTACCTCCAGACCCCACTCACCACGGTCCGCCTACCGGCCGCCGAGGTAGGTACGACAGCCGTCGACATTCTCATGCAACGTCTCAAGTCCTCCGGCACCGAACGCCCCCGCAAAACCCTGATCCGCCCCGAACTCGTGATCCGCGCCTCGGCCCCGACCGCCAGGCCATCGCAATCGACCGCCGCGAGCGGTGCTCCGCCTGAGGAGCCGGCGACGACCAGATTGTGA
- a CDS encoding helix-turn-helix domain-containing protein, whose protein sequence is MQSLSRALTVLAELNREDRPYGVTELAGTVGLHKSTVHRILATFCAHGLAAQVDDHRYTARDGLAALRHAPERRSGPERALIELGDRLGRLVVLAKPLPKSAGTVLQVAAVAGGAGGSNSPAGAVLVQPGHAVSLRRSALGRAYLSALPADQVTGTPDLLDTLQRIRVSGFAHNARPVASLPRMVAVPVRASDGSCAGALGAELIQPGSVDELRRVVSVLRSGV, encoded by the coding sequence ATGCAGTCGTTGAGCCGTGCCCTCACCGTCCTGGCCGAGCTCAATCGGGAGGACCGCCCGTACGGCGTCACCGAGCTGGCCGGCACCGTCGGTCTGCACAAGAGCACCGTCCATCGCATCCTCGCGACCTTCTGCGCCCACGGCTTGGCGGCCCAGGTCGACGACCATCGCTACACCGCCCGCGACGGCCTCGCGGCCCTCCGCCACGCCCCCGAACGCCGATCCGGCCCGGAGCGCGCACTGATCGAGCTCGGGGACCGGCTCGGACGCCTGGTCGTGCTGGCGAAGCCGCTGCCGAAGTCGGCCGGGACGGTGCTGCAGGTCGCGGCGGTCGCTGGGGGTGCGGGCGGGTCGAATTCACCGGCTGGTGCAGTGCTCGTGCAGCCGGGCCACGCGGTCTCGCTGCGTCGCAGCGCCCTCGGCCGTGCTTACCTCTCCGCCCTGCCGGCCGACCAGGTAACGGGTACGCCCGACCTGCTCGACACGCTGCAGCGGATCCGCGTCTCCGGCTTCGCGCACAACGCGCGCCCGGTCGCCTCGCTGCCCCGGATGGTCGCCGTCCCGGTGCGCGCGAGCGACGGCAGCTGTGCGGGCGCACTCGGTGCGGAGCTGATCCAGCCGGGCTCCGTCGACGAGCTCCGGCGCGTGGTCTCCGTCCTGCGGAGCGGCGTCTGA
- a CDS encoding CoA transferase — MQNLLSDIVVVDLTRALAGPHAAMMLGDLGARVIKVETPDGGDDSRGWGPPFVEGESTYYLSANRNKESVTADLKSAEGKEFLTKLVRRADILLENFRPGVLDRLGFSTERLHELNPGLVILSITGFGHDGPEGGRAGYDQIAQGEGGLMSITGETEPTKVGAPIADLLAGMYGAYGALAALHERSVTGKGRVVRTSLLASVVGVHAFHSTKWTVAHELPRRVGNHHAQIAPYGLFRTRDDIVQVAVGSEGLWRLFAPIVGLDPADDRFASNSARVAHRDDLTAAIESAFAAEPADVWLERLAEKGIPAGKVRDFQQVYEWEQTLSQGLLIDVDHPTLGRIQLPGPPLRFDDNPHAGARAVNLPPPRLGEHNDSVRAWLDSE, encoded by the coding sequence GTGCAGAATCTGCTGTCGGACATCGTCGTCGTCGACCTCACCCGCGCGCTCGCCGGGCCGCACGCGGCGATGATGCTGGGCGATCTCGGCGCCCGGGTGATCAAGGTCGAGACCCCGGACGGCGGTGACGACAGCCGTGGCTGGGGGCCGCCGTTCGTCGAGGGCGAGTCGACGTACTACCTGTCCGCGAACCGGAACAAGGAGTCGGTGACCGCCGACCTCAAGTCGGCCGAGGGCAAGGAGTTCCTGACCAAGCTGGTCCGGCGCGCGGACATCCTGCTGGAGAACTTCCGGCCCGGCGTGCTCGACCGGCTCGGGTTCTCGACGGAACGGCTGCACGAGCTCAACCCCGGGCTGGTGATCCTGTCGATCACCGGCTTCGGCCACGACGGACCCGAGGGCGGCCGGGCCGGCTACGACCAGATCGCGCAGGGCGAGGGCGGTCTGATGAGCATCACCGGCGAGACCGAGCCGACCAAGGTCGGTGCCCCGATCGCCGACCTGCTGGCCGGGATGTACGGCGCGTACGGCGCGCTGGCCGCCCTGCACGAGCGGTCGGTGACGGGCAAGGGCCGGGTGGTGCGGACGAGCCTGCTGGCGTCGGTCGTCGGCGTGCATGCGTTCCACAGCACGAAGTGGACGGTCGCGCACGAGCTCCCGCGGCGCGTCGGGAACCACCACGCGCAGATCGCGCCGTACGGCCTGTTCCGGACCCGGGACGACATCGTGCAGGTCGCGGTCGGCAGCGAAGGGTTGTGGCGGCTGTTCGCGCCGATCGTCGGCCTGGATCCCGCCGACGACCGGTTCGCGTCGAACTCGGCCCGGGTCGCGCATCGCGACGACCTCACCGCCGCGATCGAGTCGGCGTTCGCCGCGGAGCCCGCCGACGTGTGGCTGGAACGCCTGGCGGAGAAGGGCATCCCGGCCGGCAAGGTCCGCGACTTCCAGCAGGTGTACGAGTGGGAGCAGACGCTCTCCCAGGGCCTGCTGATCGACGTCGACCATCCGACCCTCGGCCGCATCCAGCTCCCCGGCCCACCCCTCCGCTTCGACGACAACCCGCACGCCGGCGCACGCGCCGTCAACCTCCCCCCACCCCGCCTCGGCGAACACAACGACTCCGTCAGAGCCTGGCTGGACTCCGAGTAG
- a CDS encoding type II toxin-antitoxin system VapB family antitoxin — protein MSLNIKNEETHGLVRELARLTGESQTAAVDAAVRERLARIRRLRGAGLADRLLAIGADAAHRMSDDLRTADHGDLLYDENGLPR, from the coding sequence ATGAGTTTGAACATCAAGAACGAGGAGACGCACGGCCTCGTGCGTGAGCTGGCGCGCCTGACCGGCGAGTCCCAGACGGCGGCGGTGGACGCCGCGGTCCGGGAGCGCTTGGCCCGTATTCGGCGTCTGCGCGGCGCCGGACTCGCGGACCGGCTGCTCGCCATCGGGGCCGACGCCGCACACCGGATGTCTGACGACCTGCGCACCGCCGACCACGGGGACCTGCTGTACGACGAGAACGGGCTGCCGCGATGA
- a CDS encoding MerR family transcriptional regulator, whose translation MDEELTVDQLAAKVGMTVRNVRAYAGRGLIPPPRLVGRTGYYGHDHVARLTLVRELLDKGYTLAAVERMMSELPDGAMALGVFETLVNPWTPSEPEELDEQQLAARAGVPHDPAVIEQLVELGIAERLDDGRLRIPNPDLLRTGLEVIKLGVPMQAIFEMLPKLFAQADAVAKTYVELFRSTVWRDFTKAGMPADGWPEIQRTLEGIIPLAGQALVAAFREAMAREIEQVAYEELGLDPKTLPSTG comes from the coding sequence GTGGATGAGGAGCTCACTGTCGACCAGCTCGCCGCCAAGGTCGGGATGACGGTGCGGAACGTGCGCGCGTACGCAGGCCGCGGGCTGATCCCGCCGCCGCGCCTGGTCGGCCGGACGGGGTACTACGGCCACGACCACGTGGCCCGGCTGACGCTGGTCCGCGAACTGCTCGACAAGGGCTACACGCTGGCCGCGGTCGAGCGGATGATGAGCGAGCTGCCCGACGGGGCGATGGCGCTGGGCGTCTTCGAGACGCTGGTGAATCCGTGGACGCCGTCGGAGCCCGAGGAGCTCGACGAGCAGCAGCTGGCCGCGCGGGCCGGCGTACCGCACGACCCGGCGGTCATCGAGCAGCTGGTCGAGCTGGGGATCGCGGAGCGCCTCGACGACGGCCGCCTGCGGATCCCGAACCCGGACCTGCTCCGGACCGGCCTCGAGGTGATCAAGCTCGGCGTCCCGATGCAGGCGATCTTCGAGATGCTCCCGAAGCTGTTCGCCCAGGCCGACGCGGTCGCGAAGACGTACGTCGAACTCTTCCGCTCGACCGTGTGGCGCGACTTCACCAAGGCCGGCATGCCCGCCGACGGCTGGCCGGAGATCCAGCGCACCCTCGAAGGCATCATCCCGCTGGCCGGCCAGGCCCTGGTCGCCGCCTTCCGCGAAGCCATGGCCCGCGAGATCGAACAGGTCGCCTACGAGGAACTCGGCCTCGACCCCAAAACCCTCCCCTCGACCGGCTGA